Genomic segment of Drosophila takahashii strain IR98-3 E-12201 chromosome X, DtakHiC1v2, whole genome shotgun sequence:
GCAACGCCAGTCATGCAGTCGAGACACCAACCCCTTATCTAGACACCAACCCCTTATTTATACAACAACCCCTTATTTATACATCAACCCCTTATTTTGACACGAACCCGTTCCTAATTTAGGACCTTATCAAAAGCAACTAGGTGGCCACGTCAGCGATACCGATACCGATAGCTCGAAAGTATCATTCCTCCCGTTATCGCTTTCCCGTGCGCTAAAAAAGAACGAAATTGAcaagtaaaacataaaaataaacgcTCTACGTGGTGAATCGCGCAACGTGGACTCCGGACACGAATGGCCAGCCGCGGGGCCGGCGCCGCTGTGGTCCACACAACGGTGACAGCCACCTCGCTGACGGTGGAGACGATCACCAATGTGCTGACCACGGTGACTTCGCTCCACTCGAACAGCGTCAACATCtcgaacaacaacaatgtaGTTAgcagtggaggaggaggaggtgccgCTGGCCAAGGAGCGACCGATGCAGCCGGTGATGgagcagggggcgtggccgcgCCGACGGACGCCAGCAAGCCGATCTATCCGCGACTCTTCAACCGCATCGTGCTGACGCTGGAGAACAGCCTCATTCCCGAGGGCAAGATCGACGTGACGCCGTCCAGCCAGGACGGACTCGACCACGAGACGGAGAAGGACCTGCGCATACTCGGCTGCGAGCTCATCCAGACGGCGGGCATCTTGCTGCGCCTGCCGCAGGTGGCCATGGCCACCGGCCAGGTGCTCTTCCAGCGCTTCTTCTACTCGAAGAGCTTCGTGCGCCACAACATGGAGACGGTGGCCATGAGCTGCGTGTGCCTGGCCTCCAAGATCGAGGAGGCGCCGCGTCGCATCCGGGACGTGATCAATGTGTTCCACCACATCAAGCAGGTGCGGGCCCAGAAGTAAGTGATTCTAGTCCATAATCATATATATACTAACCACTCTGCCCACAGGGAGATCTCGCCCATGGTGCTGGACCCGTACTACACGAACCTCAAGATGCAGGTGATCAAGGCCGAGCGGCGCGTGCTCAAGGAACTGGGCTTCTGCGTGCACGTGAAGCACCCGCACAAGCTGATCGTGATGTACCTGCAGGTGCTGCAGTACGAGAAGCACGAGAAGCTGATGCAGCTCTCCTGGAACTTCATGAACGACTCGCTGCGCACGGACGTCTTCATGCGCTACACGCCGGAGGCGATAGCCTGCGCCTGCATCTACCTGAGTGCCCGCAAGCTGAACATACCGCTGCCCAACAGTCCCACTTGGTTTGGTGTCTTCCGCGTGCCGATGGCGGACATCACGGACATTTGCTACCGCGTGATGGAGCTGTACACGCGCTCCAAGCCGGTGGTGGAGAAGCTGGAGGCAGCCGTGGACGAGCTGAAGAAGCGCTACATCGATGCGCGCAACAAGACGAAGGAGGCGAACACGCCGCCGGCCGTAATTACGGTGGACCGCAACAATGGGTCGCACAATGCGTGGGGCGGCTTCATCCAGCGGGCGATTCCACTGCCGCTGCCCTCGGAGAAGTCGCCCGAGAAGGACTCGCGGTCGCGTTCGCGCTCCCGGACGCGCACCCAGTCGCGAACGCCGCGCTCCCGCTCGCCGAGGTCCCGGTCGCCGAGTCGCGAGCGCACCAAGAAGTCCCACCGCAGCCGATCCTCCCGCTCGCGCTCCCGGTCGCCGCCGAAGCACAAGAAGAAGTCGCGCCACTACTCGCGCTCGCCCACGCGCTCCAGTTCGCCGCACAGCAAGCACAGGAAAACGTGGGTTTTGTCTGGCCATCCTAGTAGTTTGACAGTTAATTAATCCCATTAATCTCCCTTAGGAAATCATCGCGGGAACGCTCTGAATACTACTCCAAGAAGGACCGATCGGGAAACGCCGGCGGCAGCAATAATGTGAGTGACGGCGACAAGTATCGCAACTCCGGCAAGCACAGCCgctactcctcctcctcgtcgcaTCGCAACAGTGGCGGCGGCGGGGGAGGAGAAGGCAGGGGAGGAGGCGAGAGAGGAGGCAGCCGAGGTGGCCACAAGCACCGGGATGGCGATCGCTCCAGGGATCGCAAGCGCTAGGGATTGACTAACAGACAAAACAAACACTCctttcattttaattgatttgtaTTTTACAGATTTACCGATTATTTCTACCGATTAGTTCGATCTAGTAATTCTAATATATATTGTAAAAACGAACTCGggtaaacaataaatatagCTCCTCAATCAAGCAGCTGTCTGCCGTCCCAATCCTCGCGCATATCACAGCAATCCGACAGAGAAGGAGCACTAGAAGGCAGTGCTCCTGCCACCTGGGAATAAACACAAAATGTTGAAGCTGGCAGAGGAATCGCTGGCCAATCCAGCGCAAGATCATAACTCTAAATGGTGGTCGCATAGGACATCAGGGCGATCTGGGGATGCGAGAGGGAGACGTCGCGGAACTCCTGCGTGAAGGAGAGGATGAAGAAGCTGAAGACGGTGGCCATGATCCACTCGGAAATGGAGCTGACCACGTGGAAGTACCAGCCGCCGTCGGAGGGATACCACTTGCGCGGATTCTGGCCCTTGAACAGGATGTGCGACATCACGCCGGTGACCGCCAGCAGGATGAAGAGGATCGTGCAGACGACGGCCATGCCCAGCCGCAAATGGGCGTAGATCCGAGTGCCCGACATGGGCAGGATGAGGTACGAGATGAGCGCCTGCATCCAGAAGTACAGGGTGCCGCAGCCGAAGCAGCAGAAGGCGCCGATGAAGTGCACGATGCGCACGTTCGTCTCCTGGAAGTTGCCCACGAAGCTGATGCCCAGGCAGGAGACCAGGCCGAACCAGAGGGCCAGCCGGTTCTGGCGCAGCACCGAGGCGTCCAGCTCGGGATGGTGCTCGTACAGCTGCAGCACCTGGCGGTAGCGCACGTAGATGGTGATTCCCACTGCGGGGAAAAGATGGAAGCGAATCAATTGGTCAGGGATGAGTCATAATCTGGAGATAAGATGCCGGGGACTCACACAGCACGCTGCCGATGTTGATTAGCTGCCCGAACACGCAGCTCTCCGGCGAGTAGGTGGCCGCATCGCTGATGTAGGGCACCGTGGGCACCACATGACCCTCTAGCACGGCGAAGATGTAGCTGGGGAGCGGAGGTTACTCCAGATAATGAATCAAACCGAGATAATGGTCAAGTAGCAACCCATACTTACGTGCCGATAAAGGTCACCTGGAAGATGAGGAACGTGGCCACCGGCAGCAGATAAACCTGTGACATCGCGGTGGCTGTGGGTGGCTGTGGGTCCACGACAAACTTCTGCGTATCTTATTTAATTGCGCTGCAATAAACCGAACAAGGGATCCAAATGTTTGGGTCTTTCGCAGTGCTGCTGGTTTGACTGGATTATAGCCGCCTGGAGTGCATTTAGTGTTGGTATTTTAAAGGCATTAGGGGCATTCCTCGAATATGCAGTTGTTAAATTTGAATATGTTTGGGTTGAGATTTTGTCACTTTTGCGGCCAAAGTGAgggtttgaaaatattaaaatcgcattttaactaaatttctggtccaaatatggattgttttacctcgttgaactcgtaaaAATATTCTCTATCGTTTGGCATTTCAgcctaaaaatgtatatttttataaattttttccaaaaaataaacaaaaaaggtgttgccaaaaaTTTAAGCATGGGAACTTTTTTAACCATTCCAAGACTATTATTTTCCGCCAATAAATaagagtatttttaaaatgttatgtactagtattatttattgaatgccCTTGATGTTACCAAAAGATACTGTTCAGTATGTTTTAGTATATTTTGGTGCGTTTCAAAAGCGGACACAACGTGCGTGCTCCGCTCTCTCGCTTCTCCTTTGGAACCATGGTGGCCACCGGTGgacaggatcaggatcaggatcagaaTCAGGACCAGAACCAGGAGCCGGATGTGCTGAGTCCCACGTCGGCGGTGACGGGACTGCCGCAGAAGCGCTTCTACCGCCAGCGGGCGCACTCGAATCCCATCGCGGACCACAGCTTCGACTAGTGAGTAGCTCCTCCACAAAGGGAAGTAGAAACTGATCCCCCATCTATCACCCAGTCCCGCCCGTCCGGAGGATGTGGACTGGCGCGCCCTGTACCCGAGCATCCAGGCGGGCCAGCAGGTGAGCTTCGCGGACATCGGCTGCGGCTACGGCGGCTTCCTGGTCACCCTGGGCGAGATGTTCCCCGAGAAGCTCTCCATCGGCATGGAGATCCGCGTCAAGGTCTCCGACTACGTGGTGGACCGCATCACGGCGCTGCGGCGGAAGAGCGTGGCCGCGGGAGGCGGAAGTTCCTACCAGAACGTCGCCTGCCTGCGCACCAATGCCATGAAGTATCTGCCCAACTACTTCGCCAAGGGCCAGCTGGAGAAGATGTTCTTCCTCTACCCGGATCCGCACTTCAAGCGCGCCAAGCACAAGTGGCGCATCATCAACCAGGCGCTGCTCTCCGAGTACGCCTACGTGCTCAGGAAGGGGGTGAGTGTTCCTTTGCCATCGAGATGTTCCAGCTAAAGCATCTCTCTCTTAACTAAAGGGCCTGGTTTACACCATGACGGACGTGGAGGACCTGCACAAGTGGATCGTGGCGCACATGGAGCAGCATCCGCTGTACGAGCGTCTCACCGAGGAGGAGGCCGTAAGTTGAATCGCCACAGCTTGTCACTCAGTAATCACTCGGTTTAAACCCACAGAACTCCGACCCCATCACCCCCAAGCTATACCAGAGCAGCGAGGAGGGCGCCAAGGTGGTGCGCAACAAGGGCGATCACTTCCTGGCCATTTTCCGGCGCCTCTAGCACCGCGTATATTCTccacattatttttaagattgcCTTTAGAGTAAAGACCGATTGTTAAAGCATCCCGTTCAGTTGTCCCGCTCCCTCGCATTCGACCAGCGTCTGGCCGGCGGCCTCCAGGGTCACCTCGAACCGGACGCCGGCCAGCTGCTCGGCCACATGGATGGCGGTGCGCGTGTGGCTGCTCAGCGGTCCGGTGCGCATCCTCGAGCGGCCCGCCGCCAGGGCCATGTAGATGATCAGCTGGTCCTGCATGTGCTCGTCCACGCAGATCTCCTTGCGCACGTACTCGGCCAGCCGGAGGGAGGCCTCCGAGCCGAGCGCCTGCCCGTCGACTCGCTTCTGGCCCAGCGAAGCGGCGCCCAGGATGCAGCCGCCGGTTGTGTGGGCCGTCATCAGAATGCCGGCTCCGTTGTCGCGCGCCTTCTCAGGCGCATGCTTCACCGCCTCGACGCTGATCTCGTGCATCTCCGGCAAGAGGCGATGGATCTCGCGCTGCGCCGTCTGCTGCATGTCGATCGCCAGGCTCTTGGGCAAACGGCCGGCGGTGAAGGCCACTCCGCTGACCAGCTGCAGGCGGCCAAAGTCCAGGAACTGCCCAGCCTTCAGCTTTTCCACCGGCTGCACGTCCAGCTGGCAGCTGCCCTGGCCGCGTGGATAGAAGCCGTACTGCTGCACCTTGAGGTCGAAGGAGGCGCCCAGGGGCTTCAGATGCGGCAGCAGCACCTGCTGCATGTACTCCACCGGCGGGGCGAAGGCCACGTTCGTGCCGCCGGCGACGAACAGGCGGGAGGGGCGGCCGGCGAAGAGCAGGACGGGCAGGGCCATTTGGTAGATCAGCGTGATGCTGGCCGCCGTGTGCGTCTCCACGCGGTACGTGCTGCCCCGGATGGTGCGCGGCGTGAATTCGAGTTCGGTGGAGAGCAGCGTGTTGCCTGCAACGTCGGCGTTGCAGATGTCCCGCAGCAGGTTCACGCCGTGCAAATGCTGGTGGGAGAGTCCCGGCTTGGGGCGATTCGCCCGGATCTTGGTCACGCGCACCGGCTTGCCCAGGATGCAGCTGAGGCTCAGGGCGTTGCGCAGCGCCTGCCCGCCGCCCTCCAGGTAGGAGCCGTCGATCTCCACGAAACCCTTGTCGTCCATTTTCACGACTTGTCGCTTTTCCGGCTGCTTTTCTTTCAAGTTGTCAGGAAATTTGCCTCCATCCCATTGGATTCCAATTGGACCGGCACTTCTCAGTGTGCCCGTTGCCGGCTTAGCTTGAAACGCCCGACCACTGGGGTCCCACTGAAAGCGCGCCAGTTTCGAACTAGTCCGGCATCACTGGCCAGAgtgtaaacaaataaattaaaatttaataaatattaaaggaCAATATCTAACCATGGTTGTGTGAGTAGTACAGCAGTAGTGCTTTCTACatataactttcttgtatatACACATGTCCGTGCAACTAATGCAAGTACGTGCCGCCTTTAGAAGATTTATTTATCTGTGACGTGCCATCGCGACGGCAATTATCTAGTCCAGCCAGTGGTTTAACTGCCATTAGCGGCGTCGATACCCATAGCCCACATCGAAGGCGAATCACTTGGCAATTGAGCAATCGCTGGCGTCCAAGAGCTTGGCTATTCCACTGGAATGTTCGCCCCGCTTCCTGCACAGTGGAAGAAAAATAGTTGCTAATTAGTTCGAAAACGTATTTATTACTTTCTAAACTTAAGAGTCTATTATAGGAATATGGGAATTTTTATTTGGTACCgtttaaacacatttaatgCCAGAATATTCGGACAGTACAAAATACAATCTTtgaatttcagtttttttttatacccttgtagagggtattataatttcagtcagatgtttgcaacgcagtgaaggagacgtttccgaccacataaagtatatatattcttgttcAGCATctctagacgagtcgatctagccatgtccgtctgtccgtctgtccgtctgtccgtcggtccgtctgtccgtctgtccgtctgtccgtttctatgcgaactagtctctcaattttaaagatatcgcgatgaaactttcccgaaagtcttctttctattgcaggtagtacatatgtcggagcgagccgaatcggaccactatatcttaaggctcccataggaatattcaaagatatataagaaaatttattgttactttgtaggaagttggcgttttaattcttgactctttaaaaacaaaattcaaaaatagaaacgctgagtctggaatccctggaacagcaccgagtgagcattactttatctgcaagggtatataagcttcggctggccgaaggtagcttcctttcttgttaaaagGTTATTTTCAACGACAGAAAAAATTCTTCAAAACATGAATTTGTTCAGAGGAACGGCCACTTCAAATAACTAACacgatataaaaaaaacgaattctCTTTTTTTCCGTTCGAGTTAAGGAAGTTTGGCTGTAGTTTGAAAGCCCTGCATTGGTTTTAAAATCACCGCCGTCATTTCTACAAAGTCCTGATTAAGTTCAGCAAGAGCCATTTAAATCTATGTAATTCTTGGAGTCCGATAAAAACAAGTCGAACCCCTTCACAGGCAAGTGTCAACCGTAACCTCAGACGGACATTGACGAAATGGGCTTAGGACAGATAATATTCCTGACATGGTCTGTAAAAAGGGGTTTGAGTTCAAAATATTAAGATAACAGTTTGGCTTCCTAAAGATTAAATAAGATTTCAAATGAGCTAACCAAAAGAGGTTACTTTTTATGTTCACCtctagttttatataaaaaaacaaaaaggaaaaattcaaatttttaccaaaaaccaagatttctatttttcacaACAAAAATGATTCGTTTTTTGGccataacaatggaaatattgattcaaatatggattgtcatacttttctgaactcgttattaaatttcctaacgattggcgaccttgacattttatttatttttaatttttcgcaaaaaattatggggtacccccttataaaaaaattaaaaatttgcgaaaattttatttttccaagatCATCCGGAAAGTGttctggatttatttattattttgttatctgttcaaaacagtatgtatttttggtgtaagaccatttttggccaagttacagcaaaaaaacaaacaggaaaaattcaaatttttaccaaaaaccaagattccaatttttcacaaaaaaagaattcgttttttgaccaTAACAATGgtaatattgatccaaatatggaatccAAACGATTGTCATTTAAATCTggacaattaatttttttgccattttttcctTGTTTACCTTGTATAAAGCGAGATACCAACCATTTGCTCAGTAGAGTGCTACAGAGTTGGCCGTATCTGTAGGTAAAACACTTATCAACATGTCTATATAACGTGCTAACAGGCGTtttctaattaattataaaagaagTGACTGCAAGTTAGTAAAAAGGGTTACTCAGGGCGGTTATTCCACTCGAGGAGTCATGGAAACCACAATCTTGTTCTTGTTCTAGTTCTAGTTCCGCTGTTGTGATGCAATTGTGCCGGCATTGACTGTGGCTACAGTGAGCACTGGCAACAGGTGAATTGGGCGCCGAGTGCATTGGTCTGTAACGCGGCGAAGGCCAGGCTAAGTGCTGCTCTCTTTATGACTTCTTGTTGCTGGCCATTCCAAATTAACGCCGGCAGGGGTTGGGGTAAACGGTGCTGGGGGAGgcggcggggggcgtggctggtTGTAAAGAAGGTGGAAGAGATTGCTTGGGAGTGAAGTGCGACGGCGGCAAGGTCGCGACGTTTTTGTTAGCAAAGCACACAGACGTTTGTCTTGGGGAGTGGAGCACACACGCGAATGGTCGGAAAGGCAGAGCGGACACCTGCGGTCAAAGCTATAACTCCCAGTGCTGTGATGTGGTATATGGagataattttttccattttttagtaacgtttttttttcgtattaaaaaaattttttttttaactgataGTTAGGGCCTATAACGGTTTGATTGTTTACCTATGTATATCAACTAAAGCTTATCTtggaaaataaacgaaaaagcTTTTCATCTACATTAACTGAACATTgactaatattttaataagtagTCCGACACAAAGGTTTGACTGTTCGGCTATCTTAACTAATactaatctttaaaaaaaagctttacGTTTAACTATAATTCCATCGGATTACTTAAGTGAGCATTAACGGATTAGAGTGGATTTGAATAAGTGGTGcgaaaattagaaataaatattggaaGTTGCTTGCCGAGATAGTGGGACACTACTATCTTGACCGCCCCTgtgcacacacactcgcacgtCTGGGGAGGCACGGAGCTTCCAGTTCCAGTCGAGTCCAGCGCCGAAGTTGAGCGCCATACGCGGTTCGCAGTTCACGCGCGCCAGACGTGCCTCGCTCCTGCTCTCTCTCCTGCCTTGCTCTCTCCCCGCGCAGCGTTCCTGGTCCATTCCAATCCCATCTCCATTCCAGTTCCGTCAATCTCGTCTCCTCGGAACAGACCTGTTGCACGCTCTCGCGTCCTCTCCTTCCACGCGATTccagttgttttgtttttgttatagttATTGTTATTGCAACTCCGGCGAGAGTGGTGAGTGGCAGTGGTGAGATAAACAATGATGTGCGTCTCGAAAACGTTTAGGAATTCGGGGAATATCCATCTGCGGTCGATGATTCAGCCACTGGCTAAATATATTGAATAGAAATGATTAACGCTCGTGAAAATAACTAACTGATAACGGGTTTTAGTACGCTGATTGAGTGCATTTAAGtggaaaacgaaaaacaaagcTCTCAAACCGCAAACTCAACTTTTCAGGTGGCAACCCTATCGAGCAGCtcttaacttggccaaaacgcGCGGAGGCGTCGAAAACCTTCTGAGGATATTTGAGCGTAAACCAAGGTAAAGTCCAGTTCGCGTTGCATTTTTGGGgccaaaaattgtaatttatttccGAAATGATTTTCAAAGCAGAACCCATCTGAGAATACTCAACGCACAGCCGTTTTTGAACAACCGCCGCCTACTCACAATGGGTTCCATCAACTGCAAGGAATACAAAACTACGGGGAGTACCCCCAAAAAGGAAAAGTCGACGGGTAACACAGGTAACGTAACCCCCGATTTACAG
This window contains:
- the Rtca gene encoding RNA 3'-terminal phosphate cyclase — translated: MDDKGFVEIDGSYLEGGGQALRNALSLSCILGKPVRVTKIRANRPKPGLSHQHLHGVNLLRDICNADVAGNTLLSTELEFTPRTIRGSTYRVETHTAASITLIYQMALPVLLFAGRPSRLFVAGGTNVAFAPPVEYMQQVLLPHLKPLGASFDLKVQQYGFYPRGQGSCQLDVQPVEKLKAGQFLDFGRLQLVSGVAFTAGRLPKSLAIDMQQTAQREIHRLLPEMHEISVEAVKHAPEKARDNGAGILMTAHTTGGCILGAASLGQKRVDGQALGSEASLRLAEYVRKEICVDEHMQDQLIIYMALAAGRSRMRTGPLSSHTRTAIHVAEQLAGVRFEVTLEAAGQTLVECEGAGQLNGML
- the LOC108056399 gene encoding DNA damage-regulated autophagy modulator protein 1, which codes for MSQVYLLPVATFLIFQVTFIGTYIFAVLEGHVVPTVPYISDAATYSPESCVFGQLINIGSVLLGITIYVRYRQVLQLYEHHPELDASVLRQNRLALWFGLVSCLGISFVGNFQETNVRIVHFIGAFCCFGCGTLYFWMQALISYLILPMSGTRIYAHLRLGMAVVCTILFILLAVTGVMSHILFKGQNPRKWYPSDGGWYFHVVSSISEWIMATVFSFFILSFTQEFRDVSLSHPQIALMSYATTI
- the LOC108056422 gene encoding tRNA (guanine-N(7)-)-methyltransferase, whose translation is MVATGGQDQDQDQNQDQNQEPDVLSPTSAVTGLPQKRFYRQRAHSNPIADHSFDYPARPEDVDWRALYPSIQAGQQVSFADIGCGYGGFLVTLGEMFPEKLSIGMEIRVKVSDYVVDRITALRRKSVAAGGGSSYQNVACLRTNAMKYLPNYFAKGQLEKMFFLYPDPHFKRAKHKWRIINQALLSEYAYVLRKGGLVYTMTDVEDLHKWIVAHMEQHPLYERLTEEEANSDPITPKLYQSSEEGAKVVRNKGDHFLAIFRRL
- the LOC108056395 gene encoding cyclin-L1, yielding MASRGAGAAVVHTTVTATSLTVETITNVLTTVTSLHSNSVNISNNNNVVSSGGGGGAAGQGATDAAGDGAGGVAAPTDASKPIYPRLFNRIVLTLENSLIPEGKIDVTPSSQDGLDHETEKDLRILGCELIQTAGILLRLPQVAMATGQVLFQRFFYSKSFVRHNMETVAMSCVCLASKIEEAPRRIRDVINVFHHIKQVRAQKEISPMVLDPYYTNLKMQVIKAERRVLKELGFCVHVKHPHKLIVMYLQVLQYEKHEKLMQLSWNFMNDSLRTDVFMRYTPEAIACACIYLSARKLNIPLPNSPTWFGVFRVPMADITDICYRVMELYTRSKPVVEKLEAAVDELKKRYIDARNKTKEANTPPAVITVDRNNGSHNAWGGFIQRAIPLPLPSEKSPEKDSRSRSRSRTRTQSRTPRSRSPRSRSPSRERTKKSHRSRSSRSRSRSPPKHKKKSRHYSRSPTRSSSPHSKHRKTKSSRERSEYYSKKDRSGNAGGSNNVSDGDKYRNSGKHSRYSSSSSHRNSGGGGGGEGRGGGERGGSRGGHKHRDGDRSRDRKR